The genome window CCTTCTCTGGAAAGGGCCCCACTTTGCAAAGCCACGGTTTTGTCATGGTAGAGGGCGACATCGTTGGCATCTGAACGTCCCACGGTCACCCGGTTTTTGGTCAGGATGTACTGTTTGCCCTCGTAAGGTCCGGTGGTGGTTCCCAGCAACCAGGCGCTTTTCAACAGATCCTGGGTGATTTGCAGCATGAACCCAATGGCCGCTCCCAGCACAGTGAAGCCCACGCCACGGGACACGGTTCCAGTGTCCCCATCGCCCAGAGAGAACACCGTGAAACTGTCGAACAAAAGGCCTCCCAGAAAGCCACCTGCGGCCCCTCCCAGCAGACCCCTGAAGGCTTTCTTGACCGAGCGGTCATTGAAGCCCAGCAAGAGGCCCACCCCCGCACCCAGCAGGGTCCAGGCCAGTGCCCGCATGAAGCGGGTGGGAGGCTGACCGTTCTGCATCCAGCCGTAAAAGACCTGGGCAATGCCGCCTGCCCCTGCACCCACCAGCAAAGCAGGAAGCAGAATTCGGGTCAGGTCCCGGTTCCAGCGGCCCCGCAAACCGATCAGGTTCTCTGCTGCCACCAGGGCAGCCGCCAGCGGCACCGACAGCACTCCGGTCAGGGCTGCCGTGCCCAGCACCAGGGAAAAACCATTTCCCTGGTCTCCCAGGTTCACCACGGTGTTTTCGGCCAGCAGAAAGCCCAGGAAGCCACCCAGCGCTCCGGCCAGGGTTGCAGGCACCCAGGAAGGCAATTGTTTCATGATGGGTTCTCCATGCCTCTAAATACGGGGTTCTGACTGCTCATGTTCCACTGATCTTGCGGATCTCCTCATCTGTCAGAGGAACATCTTTGGGCTGCACGGTCTGGGTTCTCGATCCAATTCTCAGGGTCTTGGCTGTCCCCAGGCTGATGGTCTTGTTTTGAGCCACTTCCTGCAAGGCCCGGTCCAGTGCCTGCGTCATGGTGCGGTTGCCCAGACGCTCTGTGACCTCACGGGCAAGCTGCAGGGATTGAAGGGCCTGCTGGGGGTTGGAGGCAGCTTCCTGAATGGCCTGAGACACCATGCCTTCAATGTTGCGCTGCTGCACGAACTGCATCACCTGGGGTTTCAGGCGGCCCGCCACCTCCTCATTGGGGGTGAATTCTGCCACCACATCTATGGGGGGCACCTCCCCGGTGAAATTTGCTCCAGGCACCTGATAGGTGAACCCCAGTTGCGCCACCCGAATGCGGGCAGGTGGTCTGGCAGGCAAGGTGAACTCCAGCACAAAAGTGGCTCCTGATGGCCCAGAGAGGTTGCCCAGCAACATGGGACCTTGCTGCAATTGCACCTCGGTCTGGGTGGGATGCACCTTTGTGACCCGGTTTAAAACCACATCTTTCACGGTCTTCACGCTCAGGTTCACCTGGGTGACCACCTCACTGATGCTTTGCCTGAGGTCGCCCAGCAATGCTGCAGGCAAATCGCTGGCCTTGACTGCGGGAGGCTGTGGATTCTGGGTGTCTGGCACCACATCGATGGGTTTCCCCTGGGTCTGGTCGGTGATGAACAGCAAAAGCTCGGTGTTGACCTCATCCCCCACACCCACGGTGGTGACCGGAATCTGTTTTGCGGCCAGCAACCGGGTTTCACTGCGCACCAGTTTTTCATCGGAGGTCTGGCCATCGGTGAGCACCACCAGACGCAGGCTTCCGGGCTGGGTTTCCAGGGCTTCACGGGCCAGTTTCATGCCTGCTCCCATGTGGGTGCCTCCGGTGTGGCGGTCCAGGCGCTCCACCCCGGCCAGCAACCTCGCACGTTGCTGGCTGCTGGTCAGGGGCACCACCACAGACGCATCATCGTCAAATTGCACCAGGGACACCCTGTCACTGGCCGTCAAGAGCTGTGCACCCAGAATGCCCTGCAAAGATTCAATCACCAGGTCCATCTTGTTGCGGGCCTGTTTCTCTCCAGGGGCTGTCACTTTCTCCCTCATGCTCCCCGAGGTGTCCACCACGAAAACCACACTGAGCTGGGGCCGGGCTTGCCGGGCCTCGGCCTGGGGCTTCAAGGTCAGCAGCAAAAACAGCTTCTGGTGTTCGGTGTGGGCCAGCAGGTGGTCCCGGTGCAGTTGGTGGGTGATGTCAAGCATGGGTGCCTCTGGAGTTCATTGTAGGGGTTTGAGAGGCCGAGAGCCGAGAGCCGAGAGCCGAGAGCCGAGAGCTTATGGTGCAAAGGCTTTAGCAGAATGTCAAATCCACAAAGCTTTAGCACAAGCCCTCTTTTGCCCTCGGCAAAAAAATGCCCCCCAGTTGCCGCTGGGGGGAGTTGGGAGGAAAGGGAGGATCAGTAGGTCTGGGTTTCCAGTTTGCCGATGGAGACGTTGGCAGAGTTGGCGGTGATGGTCAGGGTCTTGACGCCTGCGCTCACTCCGGCGAAGTCGATGGGCACGGTCTGGCCAGCGTTCACGGAGAGGGGGATGCTGGTGCCGTTGAAGTTGACGGTGAAGCTGGTGCTGTTGAAGGTGCTGTTGCTGGTGACCAGGATGCGCACGTTGCTGGTGCTGGTGACGTTCAGGCTGAAGGTCT of Deinococcus roseus contains these proteins:
- a CDS encoding FHA domain-containing protein, which gives rise to MKQLPSWVPATLAGALGGFLGFLLAENTVVNLGDQGNGFSLVLGTAALTGVLSVPLAAALVAAENLIGLRGRWNRDLTRILLPALLVGAGAGGIAQVFYGWMQNGQPPTRFMRALAWTLLGAGVGLLLGFNDRSVKKAFRGLLGGAAGGFLGGLLFDSFTVFSLGDGDTGTVSRGVGFTVLGAAIGFMLQITQDLLKSAWLLGTTTGPYEGKQYILTKNRVTVGRSDANDVALYHDKTVALQSGALSREGGLWFWEGQDVLVNGQTTQKKALQSGDRLRIGQNEFVFQEKGGKVKSDQLEEQYLLHSNDHAYRLPASFTSVTLGRQGDVKLAEQGVQDRHAELQVKNGQLYLLAFGATSVNGQTVLKGSSQAIEPGDIIQLGQVELALLKDR
- a CDS encoding vWA domain-containing protein, with the protein product MLDITHQLHRDHLLAHTEHQKLFLLLTLKPQAEARQARPQLSVVFVVDTSGSMREKVTAPGEKQARNKMDLVIESLQGILGAQLLTASDRVSLVQFDDDASVVVPLTSSQQRARLLAGVERLDRHTGGTHMGAGMKLAREALETQPGSLRLVVLTDGQTSDEKLVRSETRLLAAKQIPVTTVGVGDEVNTELLLFITDQTQGKPIDVVPDTQNPQPPAVKASDLPAALLGDLRQSISEVVTQVNLSVKTVKDVVLNRVTKVHPTQTEVQLQQGPMLLGNLSGPSGATFVLEFTLPARPPARIRVAQLGFTYQVPGANFTGEVPPIDVVAEFTPNEEVAGRLKPQVMQFVQQRNIEGMVSQAIQEAASNPQQALQSLQLAREVTERLGNRTMTQALDRALQEVAQNKTISLGTAKTLRIGSRTQTVQPKDVPLTDEEIRKISGT